The following proteins come from a genomic window of Anaerobutyricum hallii:
- a CDS encoding shikimate kinase produces MTRLEKLRKRLGQCDEILLDAILMRHHIIKDIMAYKEENGLNILDPEQEERQKEWLDGRLEDESNASEVWDIFHAIGKASKQMQARKLFDYNIVLIGFMGAGKTSISEYLKTLFAMDVIEMDQIIAEREGMSIPDIFEVHGEQYFRDLETNLLIEMQARKNVVISCGGGTPLRECNVVEMKKNGRVVLLTASPETIFDRVKDSHDRPVIENNKNVPFIADLMEKRRVKYEAAADIVINTDGKSLIEVCEELVQKLLAMDENDK; encoded by the coding sequence ATGACTCGTTTAGAAAAGTTAAGAAAGAGACTGGGTCAGTGTGACGAGATACTTTTAGATGCCATACTGATGAGACATCATATTATTAAAGATATTATGGCTTACAAAGAAGAGAATGGCCTTAATATTCTTGACCCGGAACAGGAAGAGAGACAGAAAGAATGGCTCGACGGTCGTTTAGAGGACGAGAGCAATGCAAGTGAAGTATGGGATATTTTCCATGCGATCGGTAAAGCAAGTAAGCAGATGCAGGCAAGAAAGCTTTTCGATTACAATATCGTACTTATTGGATTTATGGGTGCCGGAAAAACAAGTATTTCCGAATATTTAAAAACATTGTTTGCAATGGACGTTATTGAGATGGATCAGATTATCGCAGAGAGAGAAGGAATGAGTATTCCAGATATCTTTGAGGTTCATGGAGAACAGTATTTTCGTGATTTAGAGACCAATCTTCTTATCGAGATGCAGGCAAGAAAGAATGTTGTAATCTCCTGTGGCGGAGGAACCCCACTTCGTGAATGTAACGTTGTCGAGATGAAGAAGAATGGACGTGTTGTATTACTTACCGCTTCACCGGAAACGATTTTCGACAGAGTAAAGGACAGTCATGACCGTCCGGTTATCGAGAATAATAAAAATGTTCCATTCATTGCTGATCTGATGGAAAAAAGACGTGTAAAATATGAGGCAGCGGCAGATATCGTTATCAATACAGATGGCAAGAGTCTTATTGAAGTATGCGAAGAACTTGTTCAGAAGTTATTAGCAATGGATGAGAATGATAAATAA
- a CDS encoding shikimate dehydrogenase family protein, with product MAKVDINTKMITLLGDPLKQSFAAQMQNCGYEAAGLNMIYFYTEVNNEHLADVVNGIRYMNFAGFAVTKPNKVKVLEYLDELDPLCKKMGASNTVVKTPEGKLVGYNTDGIGFIRSMERDGNVKIDENTYFCIGSGGAGRAMCSALAYYGAKKIYITDVFEESSKALVEDINKNFAPVAEFCPAGDFSKVKEATVVLNASGIGMGSHIGENPLPKEFISKDQFYFDACYNPAKTQFLLDAEEAGATILNGLGMSLYQGAAQIEYWTGQEPPIEAMRQKLLDIISEK from the coding sequence ATGGCAAAAGTTGACATTAATACAAAGATGATTACTTTACTTGGTGACCCATTAAAGCAGTCATTTGCAGCACAGATGCAGAATTGCGGTTATGAAGCAGCAGGTTTAAATATGATTTATTTCTACACAGAAGTAAATAACGAACATCTTGCAGACGTAGTTAACGGTATCCGTTACATGAACTTTGCAGGTTTTGCAGTAACAAAGCCAAATAAAGTAAAGGTTCTTGAGTACCTTGATGAGTTAGATCCATTATGCAAGAAAATGGGAGCCAGTAACACAGTTGTAAAAACTCCGGAAGGTAAATTAGTTGGATATAATACAGACGGAATTGGTTTCATCAGATCCATGGAAAGAGATGGAAATGTTAAGATCGATGAGAACACTTACTTCTGTATTGGTAGTGGTGGAGCAGGTCGTGCTATGTGTTCAGCACTTGCTTACTACGGCGCAAAGAAAATCTACATTACAGATGTATTTGAAGAATCCAGTAAGGCTTTAGTAGAAGATATCAATAAGAACTTTGCACCAGTAGCAGAATTCTGCCCGGCAGGTGATTTTTCTAAAGTAAAAGAAGCTACCGTAGTATTAAATGCCAGCGGAATCGGAATGGGAAGCCATATCGGAGAAAACCCACTTCCAAAAGAATTTATCAGCAAAGATCAGTTCTATTTTGATGCTTGCTACAACCCGGCAAAAACTCAGTTCTTATTAGATGCTGAAGAAGCTGGAGCAACTATCTTAAACGGTCTTGGAATGTCTCTCTACCAGGGAGCTGCCCAGATTGAATATTGGACAGGTCAGGAACCTCCAATCGAAGCAATGCGTCAGAAATTATTAGACATTATTTCTGAGAAATAA
- the aroD gene encoding type I 3-dehydroquinate dehydratase — protein MNPVVVRNVAIGEGIPKICVPIVGKTREEILDAAKKILPIGADVVEWRVDWYEDIFDFEKVEETAKQLREVLGEMPILFTFRTSKEGGEKAIETSVYVELNQKISATGYVDLVDMEAFTGDDAVKAVVEEAHKHGVKVVASNHDFDKTPAKSDIIYRLRKMQELGADIPKIAVMPQNKKDVLTLLAATEEMVDNYADRPIITMSMAATGVISRVCGEVFGSALTFGAVGKASAPGQMGAGELKEMLTTLHESL, from the coding sequence ATGAACCCTGTAGTAGTAAGAAATGTAGCAATCGGAGAAGGAATCCCTAAAATTTGTGTACCTATCGTTGGAAAAACAAGAGAAGAAATCTTAGACGCTGCAAAGAAGATCCTTCCAATCGGAGCAGATGTTGTAGAGTGGCGTGTAGACTGGTACGAAGATATTTTTGATTTTGAAAAAGTAGAAGAAACAGCAAAACAGTTAAGAGAAGTCCTTGGCGAAATGCCAATCCTCTTCACTTTCCGTACTTCTAAAGAAGGTGGAGAAAAGGCAATCGAAACATCGGTTTATGTAGAATTAAACCAGAAGATCAGTGCAACAGGCTATGTTGACCTTGTAGATATGGAAGCATTTACCGGCGATGATGCTGTAAAAGCTGTTGTAGAAGAAGCACACAAACATGGAGTAAAAGTTGTTGCTTCCAATCATGACTTCGACAAGACACCAGCAAAATCTGATATTATCTACAGACTCCGCAAAATGCAGGAGCTTGGAGCAGACATCCCTAAAATTGCTGTAATGCCTCAGAACAAAAAGGATGTACTCACTCTTCTTGCAGCAACAGAAGAGATGGTAGACAACTATGCTGACCGTCCGATCATCACAATGTCTATGGCCGCAACAGGTGTAATCAGTCGTGTATGCGGTGAAGTATTCGGATCTGCACTTACATTTGGTGCCGTAGGAAAAGCTTCCGCACCGGGACAGATGGGCGCAGGTGAGTTAAAAGAAATGCTCACAACATTACATGAATCATTATAA
- a CDS encoding PadR family transcriptional regulator → MNAQFKKGVLELIVLAAVEQKDMYGYELVAEVSKVVNVKEGTIYPILKRLTNEHYFETYLRESTEGPPRKYYHLTAAGILHLRELEKEWEEFSQNVNRFLKER, encoded by the coding sequence ATGAATGCACAGTTTAAGAAAGGGGTTCTGGAACTGATTGTTCTTGCAGCGGTAGAACAAAAGGATATGTACGGATATGAGCTGGTTGCAGAAGTTTCTAAAGTAGTGAATGTAAAGGAAGGAACCATTTATCCTATTTTAAAACGACTGACCAATGAGCATTATTTTGAGACATATTTAAGAGAATCAACGGAAGGCCCACCAAGGAAGTATTATCATTTGACTGCTGCGGGGATTCTTCATTTAAGAGAATTAGAAAAAGAGTGGGAAGAATTTTCCCAGAATGTGAATCGATTTTTAAAGGAGAGATAG
- a CDS encoding DUF1700 domain-containing protein yields MLKKEFLKELEDRLQMLNEKERKDMIEEYSQHISMRMESGMKEEEAIDDFGNIDDLIAEILDAYHLDPEYEVKNKGRNGKTGVADLLPKDFFEKRKKKSKERDLKKNKKVETMERFKKNRGETIENIADKARKTSGSAISWSWDKAKKIFLIFVKVVLICLVVPAAFFDVAGLVGLGTLSVMAFQGYPVIGCVIVALGAVLSMTAYILFLFSYILKGKGVNV; encoded by the coding sequence ATGTTAAAGAAGGAGTTTTTAAAAGAGCTGGAAGACCGGCTTCAGATGCTTAATGAAAAAGAGCGGAAAGATATGATAGAAGAGTATTCACAACATATCAGTATGCGTATGGAAAGTGGAATGAAGGAGGAAGAGGCAATCGATGATTTCGGGAATATTGATGATTTGATTGCAGAGATTCTTGATGCTTATCATTTAGATCCGGAATATGAAGTAAAGAACAAAGGAAGGAATGGGAAGACGGGAGTTGCAGATTTACTGCCCAAAGATTTTTTTGAGAAAAGAAAGAAGAAAAGTAAAGAACGTGATCTTAAAAAGAATAAAAAAGTAGAGACTATGGAACGATTTAAGAAAAATCGAGGAGAAACAATAGAAAATATAGCAGATAAAGCAAGGAAAACGAGTGGCAGTGCTATTTCATGGAGCTGGGATAAGGCAAAGAAGATTTTCTTGATTTTTGTAAAAGTGGTATTAATTTGTCTGGTAGTCCCGGCAGCCTTTTTTGATGTGGCGGGATTAGTTGGTCTGGGAACCTTAAGTGTTATGGCATTTCAGGGCTATCCGGTTATCGGATGTGTTATCGTTGCGCTGGGAGCTGTTCTTAGTATGACAGCATATATTCTTTTTTTATTTAGCTACATATTGAAAGGGAAAGGTGTAAATGTATGA
- a CDS encoding LysR family transcriptional regulator, with protein sequence MNLFHLRYFETLARTEHYSKAAEILSITQPSLSYAISTLESELGIQLFEKRGRNIVLTKYGKAFYSNVKEILASLDNAVRDIKLVANGEGEINIGFLRTLGTDYVPTTVKNFLDLHPDKNIWFNFSCEHGLSVDLVRSLIDREYDMVFCSKLNNSPMVEFIPIATQELVVIVPKDHPLAVKDSVSLKETLDYPQIIFRHKSGLRHIIDDLFKSINAYPDILCEIEEDLVGAGFVSKGFGIMIAPKFDGLNYVDVKVLKLTQPSYKRYFYMAILKDVYHPPLIEEFKKYVIEQSNLNKEYRFG encoded by the coding sequence ATGAACTTATTTCACTTACGTTATTTTGAAACACTTGCCAGAACAGAACATTACAGCAAGGCCGCTGAAATTCTTTCTATCACACAGCCAAGCTTAAGCTACGCTATTTCTACATTGGAGAGCGAACTGGGCATACAGCTCTTTGAAAAGCGTGGACGTAACATTGTACTGACAAAATACGGTAAGGCATTTTATTCTAATGTAAAGGAAATTCTCGCAAGCTTAGATAACGCAGTAAGAGACATCAAATTAGTGGCAAACGGTGAAGGAGAAATTAATATCGGCTTTCTCCGTACACTCGGAACAGACTATGTTCCAACTACCGTAAAAAACTTTCTTGATCTTCACCCAGATAAAAATATCTGGTTTAATTTCAGTTGTGAACATGGTCTCTCTGTCGATCTGGTCCGCAGTCTTATAGACAGAGAATACGATATGGTTTTTTGTTCTAAATTAAATAATAGTCCAATGGTCGAATTTATCCCTATCGCAACTCAGGAACTCGTTGTCATCGTTCCAAAAGATCATCCACTTGCCGTCAAAGACAGTGTAAGCTTAAAGGAAACTCTTGATTATCCACAGATTATCTTCCGCCACAAAAGTGGATTACGCCACATTATTGATGACTTATTCAAAAGCATCAATGCTTATCCGGATATCCTCTGCGAGATTGAAGAAGATCTTGTCGGTGCCGGCTTTGTCTCCAAAGGATTTGGCATCATGATCGCTCCTAAGTTTGATGGGCTTAACTATGTCGATGTAAAAGTACTCAAATTAACACAGCCTTCTTATAAGCGCTATTTTTATATGGCAATCCTGAAAGACGTATACCATCCACCATTGATCGAAGAATTTAAAAAATATGTCATCGAACAAAGTAATCTAAATAAAGAATATCGCTTTGGATGA